CCTGCCACAGGCCTTTGGTGAACGTTCGTATCAGGCTCATTGTGTTCCTCCCTGGGTGGCCAGCACTGCCGCCTTGTGGGCGCGGTAAAATTCAAGCCCGGCCTTGACGGCCTTGACGACGGCGCGAGGTGAGATCGTCGCCCCGGTGATCTGGTCAAACTGACCGCCGTCCTTCTTGACCCGCCAGTCGGCATTCTTCAGACTTTTCCCCTTGAACTGATTTTTGAAAGCCGGTTCCACAATCCGCGCGCCCAGTCCCGGGGTCTCGGAATGATTCAGGATTTCGATCCCGTTGAGGCTGTCCTGCGGGTTGAGTCCGACCATAATTTCGATATTACCGCTGTAGCCATCCGTTGCGATCACTTTAAACGCGGTGCCGGTCAATTCACCGTTCTTGCGGCCACGGTAGAAGGTCAGCAGCACCGGTTTGCCCTTTTTGTTGACCCCATTCTGCAGGCTGACACTGTCGGTGTCGGGGCTGTTATCGTAGGCCGGCAGCACGGCACTTATGGCCTTGAGCATCTGGATGCGGCGCTGCTCCTTGATCGGTTCGCGGGTGACACTTTCAACCTGCGAAAGGATCAACGCCGCAATCGATGCGATCAGGGTCAGGGCCAGGATGAGGCGGATGGTATCTTTCATATCTTCAACCCTTGACGGCTTCGAGCTGGCCGTAGATCTTCGGACGGCAGAAGCGATCGATAAGAGGAGTCGCAGCGTTCATCAGCAGAATGGCGAAGGAGACCCCCTCAGGGTAGCCGCCGAAGAGCCGGATCAACACCGTCAGCAGGCCGCAGCCGCAGCCGAAGATCAGCATCCCTTTGTCGGTCACCGGGGACGTGACCATATCGGTGGCCATGAAGAAGGCGCCGAGCAACAGGCCGCCGGTCAGCAGATGAAAGAGGGGGTTCGGGTATTTCTCGGGCGAGATCGCCCAGAAGACGCCGCCGATGACCAGCACCGTGCCGATGAACGACACCGGGATATGCCAGCTGATAACCTTTTTCCAGAGCAGATAGAGGCCGCCCAAAATCAGCGCCAGCGCTGAAACTTCCCCCAGACTGCCGGCCATATTGCCGGAGAGATAGTCGAGAAAGCCGCTGTGTGCGAGCGCCGGCAGCTTGCCGGTCAGCATCACCGCGGTCTTCATTTCACCGAGGGGGGTGGCGGAGGTTACCGCGTCGAGGGTGGTACTTAAGGGGGCCGGTGCGGTCCAGCTGGTCATCTGCACCGGAAAGGAGATCAGCAGCACTACCCGGGCGACCAGCGCCGGGTTGAAGGGGTTATGTCCCAGCCCGCCGTAGACCTGCTTACCTATGAGAATCGCCACCGCCGCACCGAACAGGGCCATCCACCAGGGGGCAGAGGCCGGCAGGTTGAGCGCGAGCAGGATACCGGTCAGCGCCGCCGAGCCGTCGACCAGGGTCAAGGCACGCCCCTGCATTTTACAGCTGAGCGCTTCGGCGGCCAGGCAGCCGATGGTGCACAGCAGCAGCACCAGCAGTGCGGCGAGGCCGAAGAAGTAGAGAGAGGCTATGCAGGCGGGGAGCAGGGCGTAGATCACCTTGCGCATCACCTTGTCGGTGGTTTCGCCGCTATGGATATGGGGCGACGAGGAGAGATAGAGCTGATTTTCCACGTCAGAGTGTCCTTTTTTTCGCCATGATGGCGGCTTTGGCATAACGGATCGACTGGACCAGCGGCAGGGTCGCCGGGCAGATGTAAGTACAGCAGCCGCATTCGATGCAATCGAGGGCATGATAGTCGGCGGCTTCATCAAACAGATCAAGCCGGGCGTAACCAGCGATGGTGGTCGGCTGCAGATGGATGGGGCAGACGCCGATGCAGCGGCCGCAGCGGATACAGGGGCCGGACTCAAGGCGCGGCAGATCCTGTTTGCGGAAGATCAGCAGCCCCGAGGTGCCGCGGATCGCCGGGGTCTCAAGCGACAGCTGGGTCTGGCCCATCATCGGTCCGCCCATGATGATCTTGGCCGGCTCGCCGTTTAACCCGCCGCATTGATCGACCAGAAACTGCAGCGGCGTGCCGACGCGCACCAGCAGATTCTTCGGCTCATTGATTGCGGGGCCGGTGATACTGACCACCCGTTCGACCAGCGGCCTCCCGAGGCGGATCGCGTCGCTGATCGCGGCGCAGGTGCCGACATTCTGGACCACCACGCCGACCTCCATCGGCAGGGTGCCCGAAGGCACCTGGCGGCCGGTAATAGCATCGATCAGCTGCTTTTCGGCGCCCTGCGGATACTTGACCTTCAGCGCCTGCACCTCGATGTTGCGCGGGGCGGCGGCCCTGGTCATGGTCTCGATGGCATCCGGCTTGTTCGCCTCGATGCCGATCACGGCGCGCTTGATGCCGAGCACCTTGAGCAGGATCTCGACCCCGTCCAGAATACGCTCGGTGTCCTCGAGCATCATCCGGTGATCGGCGGTGAGGTAGGGTTCGCATTCGACGCCGTTCAGGATCAGGGTGTCGATCTGTTTCTCCGGCGGCGGCGAGAGCTTGACATGGGTCGGAAAGGTCGCCCCGCCCATGCCGACGACACCGGCTGCTTGAATGCGACGTTTTAATTCTTCGATATCCAGGGTCGCCGGGTCAGCGCCGACCAGGCTTTCATCCCAGGCGTCTGCGCCGTCCGGCTTGATCACAATCGCCGGCAGCGCCTTCCCCATGGGGTGCAGGCGCGGTTCAACCGCGATCACTTCGCCGGAGGTGGACGCATGGATCGGCACCGAGACAAAGCCCTTGGCATTGGCGATCAGTGTCCCCTTTTTGACCAGGGCGCCAACCTCGACACAGGCTTCGGCGGGCGCGCCGATGTGCTGGGCCAGCGGAATGATCAGCTCTGCCGGGAGCGGGCAGAGCTCAATCGCCTTGTGCGCCGAGTAGTGCTTGCCGTCCGGCGGATGGAGCCCGCCTTTAAAAGTTTTCAGGTTCATTGCTTGAGTACTCATGGTGGTTAAGCCGCCTCCTCCGGAGTTTTAGCCGGTGCGTTCGGGGCGATGAAGCTGCTCCCTTCGGGGTAACCGGTGGAGAAATCACGGATACATTTGGTCGGACATTTTGCCACGGCCGCCAGCACATCACCGTCGGCGGCGTAGTCAACGCGGGCGAGGAAGTTTTCAATCTGGTAGACCTCGGGAGCGGTCTTCTTGCAGATCTGGCAGGCGATACACCCGACCTGACAGTATTTCCGCACCTGCGCGCCCTTGTCGGTACTGTTGCACAAGACGTGGGTCGTGGCGCTGGCCGGGGTCATCTTGATCACCTGGCGCGGACAGGTCGCGACGCACTTCTGGCAGCCGGTACACTTGTCGCGGTCGATGATTGCCAGCCCTTGTGAGGTGATTTCGATCGCATCGAAGGGGCAGGCGCGCATGCAGGAGCCTAAGCCGAGGCAGCCGGCGGGGCAGGTTTTCGGGCCATCGGCGATCTTTTGTGCGGCGTTACAATCTTCAAGACCGAGATATCGATATTTCAGGCTGGCCTTGAGGTTGTCCCCCTGGCAACAGACCACGGCCAGCTGCGGGTTGGCAGAGACCGCCTCGACGCCCATGATATGGGCGATTTTTTCGATTGTTTCGGCACCGCCGGGGCTGCACAGATTGGGCGGCATGGTGCCGGCGACGATCGCTTTGGCGTAGCCGCCGCAACCGGGTTGCCCGCAGGCACCGCAGTTGGCACCGGGCAGCACTTCGAGAATCGCCAGTTCGCGCGGATCGACCTCAACCGCAAATTTTTTGGCGGCGATACCGAGGGCAACAGCAGCGAACAGACCGATACCGCCGAGGGTTAAGATTGAGGCAAGCATGTGTTTCTCCCTGCAAAACAAGATGCCGGTTCCGCGAGTAAGGCGGAGAGACCGTTATCGAGAGGTTTAACCTTTGACGAGGCCAGCGAAGCCCATAAATGCGAGGGACAACAGTCCGGCGGTTACCAGGGCAATCGCCGTCCCGCGAAAGCTCTGTGGAACCGGTGAAAGATCGATCCGCTCGCGCAGGCCGGCGAAGAGGACCATGGCCAGCGTAAAGCCGATGCCGGCGCTCATTGAGAAGACCACCGCCTGCAGAAAGGTGTAGTCCTTTTGAATGTTGAGTACCGCGACACCGAGGACTGCACAGTTGGTCGTGATCAGCGGCAGGAAGATGCCGAGGGACTGGTAGAGCACCGGGCTGGTCTTCTGGATGACCATTTCGACCAGCTGAACCAGGGCAGCAATGACCAGAATAAAGGCGATGGTCTGTAGATATTCGATGCCGAAGGGGATCAAAATGAAATATTGCAGGAACCAGGTCACCACCGAGGCAACCGTCATGACGAAGATAACCGCCATCCCCATGCCGAGAGCGGTTTCGACCTTCTTGGAGACCCCGAGAAAAGGGCAAATCCCCAGAAAGCGCGCCAGAACGAAGTTGTTGACGAAGACCGCACTGACGAGAATGACTAACAGTTCAAGCATGGGCAACTCCCGGACGTCTATTCTGAATGGTATAAGACCAGTTGTTGTAGGATAGCGGGGGTCTTTTTGTCAAATGTTTTGTTTTTCGCACGGATAGGTGTTAATTGCGCGAAAGAGGTGAAAAAAAGAGGGACCGGCGCAGCTGCGGCGGTCCCTCTTTTCAGGCATTTTTGCCGAAGGCGATGAGCAAGGTTCTGAGCGCCTCAGGGTTGTTGGAGCGGATCGCCCCGGAGAGAAAATCCTTAACCCCCGGTCGGTAGCCCTCGTTCCAGATTCGCTCAAAAAATTCGGTACTTGTCTTGCACACGCAATCGGCCGAGTCGGTGGTTTTCCCCTCTTCGACCCGACAGTTCTGTGCGTCAATGAAAACGGTCTTTTTGCACTCGTCGATGGAGAAATAGTAGCTGATGCTTTTGTCGATCTTGCCGAGCTGAAAAGATTGGGGCATCTCTTTGAAGATTGCGTCGATCATTGGGGCCTCTTTCCTGGTTGAAAATTACTTATTCACGGTTAAATACCTGACGAACTGCAAAATCATCTCTCGCTCGTTCGCTGGCCCTCACTAACCAGAAGCAGGCGCCTCGAGGCGAGTGGCAAAGCCACAAAGGTGCAAAGAAAATCTTTTTCAAGGTTTGGTTTAAACCAAGACCAACGTTTTGGTTTTTAGTTTTGACCTTGCCCTTCTCTGCGGCTTTGCATGAGGCGCTTTTGATCCTGCTTTCAGCCCGCCAGTTTTGCAGTCAAGGCCGGCGCAAATTGTTTGATATCGGCCACCACCAGTACGTCGGCGACTTCGCCGATGGGGGCGTCCTTGTCGGTGTTGATCGCGAGGATGAACTCCGATTTCTTCATCCCGGCCAGATGCTGGATCGCGCCCGAGATGCCGCAGGCCACATAGAGCTTGGGCGAGACCACCTGGCCGGTGGTGCCGACCTGCCGGTCATGGGGTGCCCAGCCGGCGTCGACCACCGGGCGACTGGCGCCGTATTCGCCGCCCAAGGCTTCGGCCAGCGCCTGAATCATGGCGACGTTCTCCGGTTTGCCGACTCCGCGTCCGGCGCTGACGATGATCTCGGCCTTGCCCAGATCGACCTGTCCCGCTTCGGCCTGCTCGTATCCCAGGAATTCGCTCTGCGCCGGGGTGCTGGTGGTCAGCTTCTCCACCTGGGGAGCGCCGCTCTGTTCAGCCGGCATGAACGCTCCGGCCTGCAGGGTGATGACACTCTTGCCGGTGGCGGCCTTCACCGTGCGCCGCAGCTTGGCGTTGCAGGCCGGGAGCAGATAGCCATCCCCCTTGATCTCCACCACCTCGGAGAGTTGCGCCGCGCCCAGCGCCAAGGCCACCCGCGGTGCCAGATCCCAGCCGCTGCTCGAATGAAGAAAGACCACCGTATCGGCGTTGGCTTTATCAACCGCATCCAGAATCAGCTGCTTGTGCAGCGCCGGGTTGTATTCCCCGACTGTGGCGACATCGGCCAGATAAAGCTTGGCGTTCACCTGGGGCAGGGCGGCTTCCGTCCCGACCAGGAACAGCTCGAACTCACAGCCGAGTTTCTGGGCGAAGCCGACCAGCTCGTAGGTCGGCTCCAGCAGTTTTCCTTCTCTATATTCTCCAACCAGTAATGCTTTCATGGTTCACTCCTGTATTTATAAAACGGATGTCTTCTCTTTCAGGATCCCGATCACCTTGTCGACCAGCTCGCCGATCTCCCCTTCGAGGACCAGGGCTGAACCCTTCTTCTCCGGGTACGCGAGGGCGAGGGTCGTAAGGCGGGCTTCATCCTTCAGCAGCTCGCCAATCGGAATCTCGAGCAGCTCCTTCTTCTTCGCCTTCATGATGTTCGGCAGGGTCGGGTAACGCGGGGTGTTGAGGCCCAGCTGGCAGGTCACCAGCGCCGGGGTACTCGCCTTGACCGCCGCTCTTAAGCCGCCTTCGAGTTCACGCCGCACCGTTATGCTGCCGTCGGTGTATTCAAATTCGACTGCGGTGGTCAGGACCGGAATTCCGAGCAGTTCGGCAACCAGCACCCCGACCTGACCGCTGCCGCGATCCTGCGACTGCATGCCGGTGAAGATGACGTCGAAGCTTTTGTCTTTGGCGAAGGCGGCGATGCTGCTGGCGATCTGGAAAGAATCTTTCTCGGCCGCCGCCGGATCGACAATATTCACCGCCCGCTCGCAGCCCATGGCCAGCGCCTTCTTGAGCGCCTCCTTGACCCGCGCCGGACCGATACTGAGCACCGTCAGATCGGCATCGCCGAGCTGCTCCTTGAGCTTGACCGCCTGCTCGACGGCGAACTCGTCATACTCGTTGATGCGCCAGGCGAGATCGCTCTCTTCGAACCAGGTGCCGCTGGCGGCGACCTTGAAGCGTGATTCCATGTCGGGAACCTGTTTGATACAGACCAGAATGTTCATTCCTTGACCTCCTGTTTAAAGTCTTTTTTTTTCACCACGGAGAACATGGAGGACACCGAGAAAACCCATCTTTTTGGTTTTATCCAAGAGCCTTGCCTGTGTGTTGACCTTCCTCTGTGTTCTCTGTGGCCTCCGTGGTGAAGCTTGTCTTTTAAAGGTTATCCCTAAATTCGCTCGGCCAGAATCTCTAGCAGGTCGAGCGGTTTCAGTTGTTCATCGAGATCGGCACCTTGGGAGGTCCTCAATGAGGCTCTCGGTGGTCTACTTGCGAAGGGAAGTTGCCGATATCGTTTATCTTATATTTTTATATTACGTAAAGGTCAACCTTAAATATAACAGCAGTATATAATCTTTCTTTTTATGAGAGGATAGCTTAGCATAGGAGAATAAACAGTTCTGGCCTGATTGCCTATCCGGTTCTGACAAATCGAGGCTAACTAACGTAAAGGGAAGATATATGACGGCTTTACCGGAACATCCGATAGCGATTGGCGAGGTTGCACGGCGGCTGGGCATAACCACTCGTACCATCCGTTATTATGAAGAGATCGGTCTGATGGGCCCACCTGAAAGGGTTGGGGGGGGGACCCGGATGTATGATCGTGCCGAGATTTTACGGCTCAAGTTTATTCTGAAGCTCAAAGAATTGGGGATCAGCCTCAAGGAGATGCAGATTATCGCCGAATATTTTGACGTTAATGATCAAAACTTCGGTACCCTGACGCCTCATCTGGTTGAGCTCCTTGATGGTCACATCGGCAAGGTCGACGAAAAGATCGCCAATCTTGCCTCGCTGCGGCGTGAAATTGTCGATTACCGCAGCCGCATCGTCGATATCCTGCAGGGAAAGGTGCCACCTGTCCGCTGAAATGGCGTTGCAAAAACGTTCACTCAGCGGTGTTGCCACAGTCGCTAGAGAATAGGCATGCCCTTACCCCTCACCCCTCACCTGAGTTTTGCCGGGCGAATCTTTTGCTATCAGTCATTAAAGAAGAGGATGTCGATGAAAATCTCAACTGAAATTGAAGTGCGTTTTGCTGACCTCGACGCTTACGGGCATGTTAACAACGCGATCTTTTTCACTTACCTGGAAACGGCACGGGTTAAACTCTTTCGGCAACGCTTTGCCGAACAGATGAAAAACGGCCTGCTTTTTCTGGTGGTCGAAGCCAGCTGTCGCTACCGGCTGCCGATCGAGCTGAATGATCGGGTACTGATTGATATCGAGACTGAAGCCCTCGGGCGGAGCAGTTTTACATTCTCTTACCTGATCCACAACGGTGACGGCAAAGAGTTTGCCACCGCCCGCACAGTGATGGTCTGCTATGACGCAAAAAAGGCGAAGACGATTTCATTGCCCGTTGATTTTCGTGCGGCACTTGAGGGCTAGGTCTTAGCGACTAATCCGGTCAGCCAGGGTGCCGACGGCGATGGCGAAGGCGTTGGACCGGTTCCATTTACGCAACACCCTGAAATTGTCATAGACCAGATAAGCCGGACCTTTGTCCCCGTCCGGCAGAATCAGCGAGGCTTCAAGTTGCGGCGTACTGAAGGCCTTGCCATCAGGGCGCATAACGCCGAGAGAGTGCCAGCGCTCGACGGTCTGCCGCGTGTCGAGACCGGCCAGGGAAGCGTCGAAATCGGGAGGAAGGGTCACAGCTTCTCCCCAGCCCTGTTCAGGTTGCCAGCCGGCTTGGGCCAGATAATTCGCAGTTGAGGCAAAGACATCGGGCACCGAACCCCAGATATTGATGTGCTTGTCACCATCGGCATCGACCGCGTGCTTAAGAAATGCCGAGGGCATAAACTGACATTGGCCCATAGCCCCGGCCCAGGAGCCCTTCATCCGCTTCAGCCGGATATGCCTTGCATCCAGAATCCGCAGCGCGTTCAGCAATTCCCCGCGAAAATAGTCCGCACGCCGGCCGTCATGCGCCAAAGTCGCCAGCGCTTCAATGACCGAGAAACTTCCGCTGTGGCGGCCGTAGCCGGTTTCGATCCCCCAGAGTGCGAGGATAAAGCTCCGCTGCACCTGGTACCTGTCTTCCACTCGCCCCAGCCATGTCGGGTAGCGGCGCAGCATGACTTTGCCGGCTGCCACTCTTTTCGAATTCACCCGGGCAGCAAGGTATTCCTGAGTGGATTGTTTAAATTCTGGCTGGTTGCGGTCGAGTTCAAGCACCCGCGGCAGTGGATTCTTAATCCCTTTCAGAGCTCGATCAAGGGTTTTCTTTGTAATCCCGGCGGCCAGCGCTTCATTGCGCAGGTCCTGCAGCCAGGGACCGAAATCCTGGGGTACGGCCTGTGCTTGAGAAGAATTCAATCCCGGGATAAAAATGATCATTGAGATGAGCAACAATCTGACGAATTGAGTCATCGAAAATCCTTAGGGGATGGCATATGACAGAAGCCTTCTGGCTTAATGTAGAGTTTATCAGAAGGACGAAATGGACGTGAGTAAACAGCGGATAACTTTGATTTTTAAATTAAATAAAACAATGATTTATAATCTGAAAAATATTTTTATAAAACTTTCTTATCAAATGGTAAAAAATAAAATGAATAATATTGGTATGTTAAATGTTTTTATGATGAAAATATGCCAGAATCTGAAGATAAATTCTTCTCCAATTGTTGTCAGGATTAAAGAAAAAAATAAATTTATGTAACTTTTTTGTTTGATAAGAAACAGGGTTTGGTCCAATATCGATTCTGCGAGGGGGCCCACTGTGGGGGAGGAAAGGTTTTCTTTAGACAAAGATGAGCGTCCACTCCCTGATCCGTCGATTTTTACAGGCTGCCGATTCTCTTCGCCGTATTGCAAATTTACGCAGGGCTTGTGGCGCGTTGTCGGCCCTTTTCCGGCAACGTTTTTTGCGCCTCGGCAACAGACTGAGTTTATTGATTATCGGGCTGGTCATTCTTCTGACAACCGGTATCTCGATGTTTGTGGTTTCCATCATGGATGATGTATTACTCCAATCCATGATCAGGCAGGGAACGACCAGCCTCTATGCTATCTCCGGGGCTGCCAGGCAAAGTCTGGTAACTCGGGACTTATCGGCGCTGGGAAATCTCGTTCCTCAGGCAGAAATGGCTCAGAATGACCTTGCCTATGTTGCTATCATCGACCAGGGACATCGGGTGATTGCGCAC
Above is a genomic segment from Geopsychrobacter electrodiphilus DSM 16401 containing:
- the rsxC gene encoding electron transport complex subunit RsxC is translated as MNLKTFKGGLHPPDGKHYSAHKAIELCPLPAELIIPLAQHIGAPAEACVEVGALVKKGTLIANAKGFVSVPIHASTSGEVIAVEPRLHPMGKALPAIVIKPDGADAWDESLVGADPATLDIEELKRRIQAAGVVGMGGATFPTHVKLSPPPEKQIDTLILNGVECEPYLTADHRMMLEDTERILDGVEILLKVLGIKRAVIGIEANKPDAIETMTRAAAPRNIEVQALKVKYPQGAEKQLIDAITGRQVPSGTLPMEVGVVVQNVGTCAAISDAIRLGRPLVERVVSITGPAINEPKNLLVRVGTPLQFLVDQCGGLNGEPAKIIMGGPMMGQTQLSLETPAIRGTSGLLIFRKQDLPRLESGPCIRCGRCIGVCPIHLQPTTIAGYARLDLFDEAADYHALDCIECGCCTYICPATLPLVQSIRYAKAAIMAKKRTL
- a CDS encoding RnfABCDGE type electron transport complex subunit G; amino-acid sequence: MKDTIRLILALTLIASIAALILSQVESVTREPIKEQRRIQMLKAISAVLPAYDNSPDTDSVSLQNGVNKKGKPVLLTFYRGRKNGELTGTAFKVIATDGYSGNIEIMVGLNPQDSLNGIEILNHSETPGLGARIVEPAFKNQFKGKSLKNADWRVKKDGGQFDQITGATISPRAVVKAVKAGLEFYRAHKAAVLATQGGTQ
- a CDS encoding YbgC/FadM family acyl-CoA thioesterase — encoded protein: MKISTEIEVRFADLDAYGHVNNAIFFTYLETARVKLFRQRFAEQMKNGLLFLVVEASCRYRLPIELNDRVLIDIETEALGRSSFTFSYLIHNGDGKEFATARTVMVCYDAKKAKTISLPVDFRAALEG
- the rsxA gene encoding electron transport complex subunit RsxA codes for the protein MLELLVILVSAVFVNNFVLARFLGICPFLGVSKKVETALGMGMAVIFVMTVASVVTWFLQYFILIPFGIEYLQTIAFILVIAALVQLVEMVIQKTSPVLYQSLGIFLPLITTNCAVLGVAVLNIQKDYTFLQAVVFSMSAGIGFTLAMVLFAGLRERIDLSPVPQSFRGTAIALVTAGLLSLAFMGFAGLVKG
- a CDS encoding MerR family transcriptional regulator, which codes for MTALPEHPIAIGEVARRLGITTRTIRYYEEIGLMGPPERVGGGTRMYDRAEILRLKFILKLKELGISLKEMQIIAEYFDVNDQNFGTLTPHLVELLDGHIGKVDEKIANLASLRREIVDYRSRIVDILQGKVPPVR
- a CDS encoding electron transfer flavoprotein subunit alpha/FixB family protein → MKALLVGEYREGKLLEPTYELVGFAQKLGCEFELFLVGTEAALPQVNAKLYLADVATVGEYNPALHKQLILDAVDKANADTVVFLHSSSGWDLAPRVALALGAAQLSEVVEIKGDGYLLPACNAKLRRTVKAATGKSVITLQAGAFMPAEQSGAPQVEKLTTSTPAQSEFLGYEQAEAGQVDLGKAEIIVSAGRGVGKPENVAMIQALAEALGGEYGASRPVVDAGWAPHDRQVGTTGQVVSPKLYVACGISGAIQHLAGMKKSEFILAINTDKDAPIGEVADVLVVADIKQFAPALTAKLAG
- a CDS encoding electron transfer flavoprotein subunit beta/FixA family protein, which translates into the protein MNILVCIKQVPDMESRFKVAASGTWFEESDLAWRINEYDEFAVEQAVKLKEQLGDADLTVLSIGPARVKEALKKALAMGCERAVNIVDPAAAEKDSFQIASSIAAFAKDKSFDVIFTGMQSQDRGSGQVGVLVAELLGIPVLTTAVEFEYTDGSITVRRELEGGLRAAVKASTPALVTCQLGLNTPRYPTLPNIMKAKKKELLEIPIGELLKDEARLTTLALAYPEKKGSALVLEGEIGELVDKVIGILKEKTSVL
- a CDS encoding RnfABCDGE type electron transport complex subunit D: MENQLYLSSSPHIHSGETTDKVMRKVIYALLPACIASLYFFGLAALLVLLLCTIGCLAAEALSCKMQGRALTLVDGSAALTGILLALNLPASAPWWMALFGAAVAILIGKQVYGGLGHNPFNPALVARVVLLISFPVQMTSWTAPAPLSTTLDAVTSATPLGEMKTAVMLTGKLPALAHSGFLDYLSGNMAGSLGEVSALALILGGLYLLWKKVISWHIPVSFIGTVLVIGGVFWAISPEKYPNPLFHLLTGGLLLGAFFMATDMVTSPVTDKGMLIFGCGCGLLTVLIRLFGGYPEGVSFAILLMNAATPLIDRFCRPKIYGQLEAVKG
- a CDS encoding RnfABCDGE type electron transport complex subunit B, with the translated sequence MLASILTLGGIGLFAAVALGIAAKKFAVEVDPRELAILEVLPGANCGACGQPGCGGYAKAIVAGTMPPNLCSPGGAETIEKIAHIMGVEAVSANPQLAVVCCQGDNLKASLKYRYLGLEDCNAAQKIADGPKTCPAGCLGLGSCMRACPFDAIEITSQGLAIIDRDKCTGCQKCVATCPRQVIKMTPASATTHVLCNSTDKGAQVRKYCQVGCIACQICKKTAPEVYQIENFLARVDYAADGDVLAAVAKCPTKCIRDFSTGYPEGSSFIAPNAPAKTPEEAA
- a CDS encoding lytic murein transglycosylase; translation: MTQFVRLLLISMIIFIPGLNSSQAQAVPQDFGPWLQDLRNEALAAGITKKTLDRALKGIKNPLPRVLELDRNQPEFKQSTQEYLAARVNSKRVAAGKVMLRRYPTWLGRVEDRYQVQRSFILALWGIETGYGRHSGSFSVIEALATLAHDGRRADYFRGELLNALRILDARHIRLKRMKGSWAGAMGQCQFMPSAFLKHAVDADGDKHINIWGSVPDVFASTANYLAQAGWQPEQGWGEAVTLPPDFDASLAGLDTRQTVERWHSLGVMRPDGKAFSTPQLEASLILPDGDKGPAYLVYDNFRVLRKWNRSNAFAIAVGTLADRISR